The following proteins are co-located in the Acidicapsa acidisoli genome:
- a CDS encoding polysaccharide biosynthesis/export family protein: MKLTRVLLVSLLMLPIPVWSQEPAAPDGKFVPPGLAPGDQLSVHMYDFPELASGLQVHVGADGSVHLPYAGTIPVAGMSPDQFQHAISESLQAKGIVKDPNVTVDVVTAINLSVNVIGQVATPRVIPIFAPTPLSYVIAQVGGLTGLADHHLSILHHSDQPPTAVELDPDAPSVSAMNTPVQPGDIVVVANRGVYFVGGEVLRPGIYPLGGALSVGQASPVSGEGVVKDITLMEALTQAGGVTSIAKRSKLYLLRTVDGKREEILLDQVKLSKGEIADPILHPNDIIYLQPSYLRQQTNNIFGTALSGLYAATTLREANF; encoded by the coding sequence GTGAAACTGACCAGAGTTCTCCTAGTTAGCCTTTTGATGCTGCCGATTCCGGTTTGGTCTCAGGAACCTGCGGCGCCAGACGGGAAGTTTGTCCCTCCGGGCCTCGCGCCGGGGGACCAATTGAGCGTGCATATGTACGATTTTCCGGAACTCGCTTCGGGACTTCAGGTGCACGTGGGCGCGGACGGCTCTGTACACCTTCCTTATGCTGGCACAATTCCGGTTGCCGGTATGTCGCCCGATCAGTTTCAGCACGCGATCTCGGAATCGCTGCAGGCGAAAGGGATTGTCAAAGACCCGAATGTGACAGTCGACGTAGTCACCGCAATCAACCTTTCTGTGAATGTGATCGGCCAGGTCGCGACTCCCAGGGTTATTCCCATATTTGCGCCAACACCACTTTCGTATGTGATCGCTCAGGTCGGCGGACTGACAGGGCTCGCAGATCATCACCTCTCGATTCTCCACCATAGCGATCAACCTCCTACTGCGGTGGAACTCGACCCGGACGCCCCGAGCGTTTCGGCGATGAATACGCCCGTACAACCGGGTGACATTGTAGTCGTGGCCAATCGCGGGGTTTATTTTGTAGGTGGCGAGGTGCTTCGCCCAGGAATTTACCCTCTTGGCGGCGCGCTGAGCGTCGGGCAGGCATCTCCGGTTTCCGGGGAAGGTGTTGTGAAGGATATCACCCTCATGGAGGCTTTGACGCAAGCGGGCGGGGTGACGTCGATTGCAAAGCGGTCCAAACTATATCTCTTGCGCACTGTGGATGGGAAGCGCGAGGAGATTCTCCTCGATCAGGTCAAGCTATCCAAGGGAGAGATTGCAGACCCGATACTTCACCCGAATGACATCATCTACCTGCAACCGAGTTATTTGCGTCAGCAGACCAACAATATCTTCGGGACGGCGCTCAGCGGTCTTTATGCGGCTACTACGCTCAGGGAAGCGAATTTCTAG
- a CDS encoding glycosyltransferase, producing MRLLHVVHTLNPDRGGPSESVRMFARAHQRAGNEVEVATLDGANDGPEGDGFRSLLDCAVHPCGPGKTNYGYSPQLDEWLKVNHHRFDGVIVNGVWQYHGVAVRKALAGRKPYVVFAHGMLDPYFRDRFPLKHLKKLLYWTLQEHRNLNAAEAVCFTSEEERRVAADGFPFCRFRRVVVPYGTMGPIGDPEMLKRAFLENWPQLRGKDYLLFLGRIHPKKGCDLLLEAFAQAVSAELQLVMAGPDETGWSAELKARAAQLGIGERITWTGMLRGDAKWGAFYGAEAFVLPSHQENFGIAVADALACGVVPLISDKVNIAPDVAADGAGLMETDTIEGTVRLLTAFQKLNPEELKTMQARALDCYQRRYALNNAAQEVYKALGIG from the coding sequence ATGCGTCTTTTGCACGTTGTGCACACATTGAACCCGGATAGAGGTGGCCCGAGCGAATCTGTTCGGATGTTTGCGCGTGCGCATCAGCGGGCCGGCAACGAGGTCGAAGTAGCTACGCTGGATGGCGCGAACGACGGTCCGGAGGGCGACGGCTTTCGGAGCCTGCTTGATTGCGCGGTCCATCCGTGTGGGCCGGGTAAGACGAATTACGGCTATTCACCGCAATTGGACGAGTGGCTCAAGGTCAATCACCATCGATTCGATGGCGTGATCGTCAACGGCGTCTGGCAATACCACGGAGTAGCGGTGCGGAAGGCTCTTGCGGGCCGGAAGCCCTATGTGGTATTTGCTCACGGCATGCTCGACCCTTACTTCAGGGACAGGTTTCCCTTAAAGCACCTAAAGAAACTCTTGTACTGGACACTCCAGGAGCATCGCAATCTGAACGCGGCGGAGGCAGTCTGCTTCACGAGCGAAGAGGAGCGGAGAGTGGCGGCGGACGGATTTCCGTTTTGCCGATTTCGCCGAGTTGTGGTGCCTTATGGAACGATGGGACCAATCGGCGATCCTGAGATGCTGAAGCGCGCGTTTCTAGAGAACTGGCCGCAGTTACGTGGGAAAGACTACTTGCTGTTCCTGGGGCGAATTCATCCGAAGAAGGGCTGCGATTTGCTGCTGGAAGCTTTTGCTCAGGCGGTCAGCGCAGAGCTGCAACTGGTCATGGCCGGTCCGGACGAGACGGGCTGGAGTGCGGAATTGAAGGCCCGAGCGGCGCAACTGGGCATTGGGGAGCGGATTACGTGGACCGGAATGCTGCGCGGCGATGCGAAGTGGGGCGCTTTTTATGGGGCGGAAGCGTTTGTGCTTCCGTCGCATCAGGAGAATTTCGGAATAGCGGTAGCGGACGCTCTGGCGTGTGGGGTTGTGCCGCTGATCTCTGACAAAGTCAATATCGCGCCCGATGTGGCCGCCGATGGCGCGGGGTTGATGGAAACCGACACCATCGAGGGTACAGTTCGCTTGTTGACGGCGTTTCAAAAACTGAATCCCGAGGAGCTGAAGACCATGCAAGCCCGTGCCCTGGATTGCTACCAAAGACGTTACGCGCTTAACAATGCGGCGCAGGAAGTCTATAAGGCGCTAGGAATCGGGTAG
- a CDS encoding NAD(P)/FAD-dependent oxidoreductase, with protein sequence MRGLISNDVIKQRAIIIGAGPAGLTAALELLRRTGVQPVVLEATDAIGGISRTIQYKGNRMDIGGHRFFSKSDRVMQWWMDVMPLEPSLANGNGSAGAPASSIQLSYQGKQRELSASLTATSVADAPVDPDLVMLLRPRKSRIYFLRRFFDYPIRLTADTLLNLGLVRTFLAGISYMRAALFPKKEEKTLEDFLVNRFGRQLYRLFFESYTEKVWGVPCSQISAEWGAQRIKGLSLKGVVVHFLKKAFSGKSRKGAKNGIAQKETETSLIEQFLYPKFGPGQLWEHVAEMVQEAGGELHMGVNVDRLIVSGNRISGVEAISGAASGNPQRATFAADYVFSTMPIQELIRTLSVPAPEEVRAVSEGLVYRDFITVGLLASKLDVREKDGSPLKDNWIYIQEPDVQVGRLQIFNNWSPAMVADPSKVWIGLEYFCYQTDPIWNLSDEAMIALAKDEISRIGILRAENVLDAHVVRVPKTYPAYFGTYDRFDTIRNFTDSIENLFLVGRNGMHKYNNQDHSMLTAMTAVDNIAKGITDKSNLWTINTEMEYHEEKK encoded by the coding sequence ATGCGAGGACTTATATCGAACGATGTCATCAAACAGCGGGCCATCATCATCGGCGCAGGACCTGCGGGCCTAACCGCAGCGCTGGAACTGTTGCGCCGTACAGGCGTCCAGCCCGTCGTCCTCGAAGCGACTGATGCAATCGGCGGCATCAGCCGGACGATTCAGTACAAAGGCAATCGGATGGACATCGGCGGTCACCGCTTCTTTTCCAAGTCCGATCGCGTCATGCAGTGGTGGATGGACGTAATGCCCCTGGAGCCTTCGCTGGCTAACGGGAATGGCTCTGCTGGCGCACCAGCGAGCTCGATCCAACTCAGCTATCAAGGCAAGCAACGCGAACTCTCCGCCAGCCTCACCGCAACCTCAGTCGCAGACGCTCCGGTTGATCCAGATCTGGTAATGCTTCTGCGCCCGCGCAAGAGCCGCATCTACTTCCTTCGCCGCTTTTTCGACTATCCCATCCGCCTCACGGCCGACACTTTACTTAACCTGGGACTGGTCCGAACCTTTCTGGCCGGCATCAGCTACATGCGCGCCGCTCTTTTCCCCAAGAAGGAAGAGAAAACCCTGGAAGATTTTCTGGTCAATCGCTTCGGCCGCCAACTCTACAGACTGTTCTTCGAGTCCTACACCGAGAAAGTCTGGGGTGTGCCTTGCAGCCAGATCAGCGCCGAGTGGGGAGCGCAGCGAATCAAGGGGCTCTCCCTCAAAGGGGTTGTAGTTCATTTCCTCAAGAAAGCCTTCAGCGGCAAATCCCGCAAGGGAGCTAAAAACGGCATCGCCCAGAAGGAAACCGAAACCTCTCTGATCGAACAGTTCCTGTACCCGAAGTTCGGTCCCGGCCAGCTATGGGAGCATGTTGCAGAAATGGTGCAGGAGGCCGGCGGCGAACTGCACATGGGCGTCAACGTCGACCGCCTCATCGTCTCCGGCAATCGCATCTCCGGCGTCGAAGCCATCTCCGGCGCAGCCTCCGGCAATCCCCAGCGCGCCACCTTCGCAGCCGATTATGTCTTCTCCACGATGCCTATCCAAGAGCTGATCCGCACGCTCTCAGTGCCAGCCCCCGAGGAGGTTCGCGCCGTCAGCGAAGGCCTCGTCTACCGTGATTTCATCACCGTAGGCCTGCTCGCCTCGAAACTCGATGTGCGCGAAAAAGACGGCAGCCCGCTCAAGGACAACTGGATCTACATCCAGGAACCGGACGTTCAAGTTGGCCGCCTGCAGATCTTTAATAACTGGAGTCCCGCCATGGTCGCCGACCCCTCAAAGGTCTGGATCGGCCTTGAATACTTCTGCTATCAGACCGACCCCATCTGGAACCTCAGCGACGAAGCAATGATCGCCCTGGCCAAAGATGAAATCTCCAGAATCGGCATCCTCCGCGCCGAAAATGTACTCGATGCCCACGTTGTCCGCGTGCCCAAAACCTACCCCGCCTACTTCGGCACCTATGATCGCTTCGACACAATCCGCAACTTTACAGACAGTATCGAGAATCTCTTCCTCGTAGGCCGCAACGGCATGCACAAATACAACAACCAAGACCATTCCATGCTGACCGCCATGACCGCCGTGGATAACATCGCCAAAGGGATCACTGATAAGTCCAATC